ACATTATATACTGAAGAAGAGTTTGCCCTagtatggctagggtttgtcTAATATAGGATACTATACATGATAGGAAAGATTGGTGGAATATAGTCCTACCAAGAATACATTGGTGGAATATTGTTCTACCAAGAGTGCAGTATTCTTTAATGGTAACCGTATATTGGGTTACCCGGATGGGTGCACCACAATATACGTCAATACTAGCCAACTCTTTAAATTTCCTAGCCAAAAACCAAAGGTAATAACTGCAAAGTTAATCGGAACGGTAATCGTTCTATAAAGAGCTATTCCCAtggttatatttgtttttttttttttcactaataaatGTTTTAATAGAAAATGCTACACTCAAAAATCTACTCTCATAAGAAGTTCAAAATAAATTGTTGAAAAAAGAACTAATAGAAAATGCTACACTAAAAAACCTACTCTCataagaaattcaaaataaattattgaaaaaaGAACGCAATCAACTTGAGTGTCTACGTCTATACACAGCATGTGCGGAAAGACAATGCTTCCCCCGCCTGGCATTTTCATACACTAGCAGGTAACATTCTGTTGCCCTAAATTATTTAATGGGCAAGTACATGCCAACGCTAGTGGCTAATAGAGGGCCTGTGCAAGCATCTTTAGCGTGGGACATTGTGATATTTTTGAACCgctatgtctaggcatagagaTTTGCTTATGGATACcattcatttttccttctttaataTAATCCTActctcataaaaaaataatcataaccAATCATTTATGGACAAGAGATTTCTATTTGATTGCATGTAACCTTTGTTCTAGCATGGAGACCAATGAAAGTGTGCACGTGAGAATGTACATGGATGAGACTTTTGTGAATTGTATGGATTTAGATACCAACTAGACAAACAGATTTAATCAATGCATGGGTTGAAGAATTGGGTTGATTTGAAATTGGGATTAGTCGATTTGGATTGAACAATTCCATCgattccttcttctctctctctctctctctctctctgtctctctctctcttctctctctctctctctctctctgcgctAAAAGTTCATAAACTCAACACTGAGAATGCAATCTGAGAGCTtcgcacaaaaaaaaaatccatttcccattattttatttaagacatccttgaattttttttcttaggggGGAATATCCTTGCAATGTTCCAtagccaagaaaataaaaaattaatttaaagatagataaaaaaagaaatcattttATTACTATGATTTATGTCTTATACTTTTTTGACTACAAAGTGCATATGACCATTACTCCATACgctttatttagttatttattacTTTATTGAAAAGCGATGGACGATTGGACGAAGAAAGATCTGAGTGTTGAGACCAAATCTAATTTGATTACAATTCTAACCGTCTTGTCAGTGACCTATTTGCCCAACTGGTCGATCTAGTGTGTTTCAACCCCTTAGATCCCCAATACACGACATGCACGTAATCGTCGGGCAAGGAGGACTAGTCAGTGGTCACTGGCGCCTCATTGAAAACCATCCCGTAAAAATATTTTAGTAGAACCAACCCATTCTTTTGCCAGTTACAATTAGTCAAAAGAAGCCGCGCCTAATCCCACGATGAACCCAACAAAtaggttattattattattttgataaagGCAAGTAGGTTACAATCAGTCAAAGAAGCAGCAACCCATTTCACAATCCACACTCACTGACGGTGAAGACTCCTTTCCCATTCCACACGGTGAACACTGTTGTAAGCACAATGTGGTTGATTTTTCAAAATGTACACATATAAAAGGATTATTTGTTGTATAAAATTCTGAtataatgattgatttatgtatttatttattttaatattttttttattattcatatCTTGACAATCGAACTAAGCCTAAAAAGAAGTATTGTAATAGTTGACGtatcaaagaaaaatgatatattttattcaATTATGTTGTTAAAACCAAACAAACTCAGTGATTGATTGAGGTTGAATCGTTGAAAATGAAAAGGGTATGGATCTCAAGGTTTGTAATATTGGGTATTAGATTGATCGATATTGATTTGAATTGATCAAAATCACTTTGGATCACATAGATTTACATTTAAacaaaaattttggttttttatggttttttacCCTTGtacaaggatttagttatccaTGTTGAATCGATATGGTCGATTTTGCCTAGTAGGCTGGCCATTGACAAACCACATTAACTAGGACATCTTAATTCTAGTGATATCCTAGCTTCTAGTAGAGTGGTCATTTGTCTCATCCCAAAAAACTTGAGAAATTATACAAACTTAATTATCGAGTTTGACCGGTCGTTTCAATTGCTAAACATCATCGGATAAAAGGGCAGCGAAGGCTACGCTACGGTCAGAGATTCATCCCAAGTCCCCTAAAGGCAGGCACGTAgggtaaataaaaaatagaaaactgcGTGTGAATCTCATCTAGAGCTCAAGTCCAAGAGTAGATTAAACACTACGATTCTCATAGGAGGACCTGATCCGGACTCTCACATCTCTATTACGCAGAAACTTTTTTCATCGTGGAGGATGGATATAGATTATAAATGAgatatctctctccctctctcttacACACAGTCAGAGAAAGAACAACAGCTTTCTCATTCCAATTCTCATGGCGGTTCCTACCTTAGTGTTTCTACTCCTCTCTGCACTTCAATTTTCTGGTGCCTCTGCATCATCTTCTAATTATACTTCCTACGGTGCAATTTCACGAAACTCGGTACCGTGTAGTAGACGTGGATCATCCTATTACAATTGTCGTCCATCACCCAACACCACTGATTCTCATCGAATCAACTTAGGATCCTCCCTCTCCCCATCCTCCACGAATTCATCATGGCTTTCTCCTTCTGGTTTATTTGCCTTTGGATTTTATCCACAGGGAAATGGTGGTTTTGGCGTTGGAATTTGGTATGCCCAAATACCTCAACATACACTCGTATGGACACCAGACCGAGACGATCCACCTTTCTCTGCCAACGCCACATTGCGCCTTACCAGCGATGGAAGGTTCATCCTGCAACGCACGCAACACGACCCAGAAGAAGATTTTGTATACGACGGAGGACAACCAAAAGAGTCCAATATCTCTTGGGCTTCCATCGTTGACGAGGGCAATTTCGTTCTATTTGATTCAGGATCAAATGTATTATGGCAAAGTTTTGATTTCCCTACCAACACCATTCTGCCAGATCAACGTCTACTCTCAGGGGATGAAATCTCTAGTGTATCTGAAACCAATCATAACTCTATTAATGGAAGATTTCGGCTCCTGATGCAGAATAACGGCAACCTTGTTCAATATTACTCCACTGGAAAGGGTTCAGTTCGATATTCATATTGGGAATCAGGTACCAATACGTATCGTGGGAGGTACGTGACATTACAGcttgatgatgatggaaaccTCTATATGTTTGATCGTCACGGCCTCACTGTGAAGAATCTATCTCTATCTACTGGTGGCGGTGGAACTCCCACCGGCGACACAGTTCTTTACCGTTTGACGATCGATAATGATGGGATCTTCAGAGTCTATTCCATAAATGCGGATGATCAAAAGAGTAAATGGTCGATCATGTGGGAATCATCAACCGATAAGTGTGTTCCCATTGGCATTTGTGGCAATAACGCGTATTGTACGTATACTCCCATGGAAGATCAGCCGGCCGTATGCCACTGTATTCCTGGTTTCGATTTCATTGATAAGACTCAACAAAGTTCGGATTGCCAGCAGAGTGAGCAGGGCTGCAGTACTGGAAACCAAACACAAAATGGCAACTTCTTCATGTCTACCTTGGAGAAGATTGAATGGAAAGAAGATCAATATAAAGTTTTGTCATCAACCCCAACTGAAGAAAAGTGCAAAGAAGCTTGCTTGGCAGACAGTAACTGTGAAATTGCATTGTTTGGAGATGATCAGTCTTGCAGATTACAGCAACTCCCATTGAGATATGGAAGAAGAACAGTAAATACATCTACCACCCCCTTGACTTTTGTTAGAGGCAGCAATTGTAGCAGTTCCACCACTCTGGAGACTCCTCCACAATACTCTGCTTGTTTTTCTGTACGACTAATTCACATGTAGAACTCAGGTGGAAATCGCTGTTAGTTAGGCGGTTAGTTAGTGTCTCCTTCTCCTGCTCTTCCTGTTTctgattttccatttttttttttttcttcggtCCTTCCACCATGATCCGTGGTATTCCAACCGGTGACGATGGTGAAGACACCGGTGACGATGACGATAATGACGAAGTGGTGTTGGCAATGGTCTCTCTGCTGTTctgttacaacttacaacccCCCCTCGGTGCTGCACGATTCCATTGCTCTGTTTTCTCCTCGTCCTTCTCCACCCTCACAACCACTGCCATCGCATCAATCCATCATTAGACCACTGCCGGACTCCATTTCCTTCCCAGGGAAGAGCTCAAGCTTTAGTTCAGGTTCTTCATTGATGACAAGGTGTCTGGTTAGAATGCTGAGGAAGGTGGACCTGCTGTACGCGCCGGAATCCTGTACATCGATCCTGAGTTACTCGCTTCTATTGAGCAAGTACGACGTGGACTGCGCGGGGAGGATCTTGGGATATTTCTTGGAGACTTTGAAAGAGCGATCAACGATTAGCATCTTGGTGGGTAGCGAGTGTCGGTTGCGGAAAGAGTCGGAGCGTGGCGCGATGCCATTGACCGTGGCTCTCTGGCGAGTTCCTGGTTCGATGGACAAAATTTGCCTGCTTCTCAGGCGTTTCACTAGAATTTTGATCTTGGCCCAGGGCTTATGTGGTGGCGATGGAGTGCTCGGAAGCACGAGGTACGGTGCTGATGCTGGAGTTCCCACCAGAGGCGATACCAGGGGCGGCATTGTCAACAGGTGCCGCCACTGTTGCTACGAttcttgttaagtttgtctcgaattcttgacccgttttgaagattgacctactccgatatattttggtggagatctaaatgagaagttttctgagatctataaTAGAAGTAGAAGGGTGAGCCGATAGTACTAGTATTTTTGCTAAGAAAGTCACTGTATTTTTCCgagtttttcgagctagggtttcagggcgagaaCTGCTTGGCTGTAATCTTTTTTTTGcatagtaaaacatcttcttcttcgttcgaGGACGTAGTACACGACACtgatgtgtgaacctcgttaaatctctgtgtcatgAAGatctattatctttttttttttttttttaacaattctCACTATGCCGGTGTACCTACTTGGATGCTCTGGTTGGGTGAATCATACCATGTAATTAATTGGTCCTTGTTTTCATTTCTGGACAGAATTTGAACTATTACCCGattgcttttgttgttttatCTTTGACCCAGTGGATCATGTAGGTTGATATGAAAGGCTAGAATATAATCCCAACTAGGCCAATCCAAGTGGTTATGTACCAATTAACTTGGATGCTCCGTATGGTTATAAAATGCTAAATTCGTCCATGTTAAAAGATCCGATTGGCTAGATCAGCAATCCTTGctgtttcaattttcttttaacaCAAATCTAATGTGATTAATCTTCATTATCAAAACCAAGACTCATATTAATAATGGTTCAGTTGATTTCTGTCCGTAATCCGTTTTGCCGGCAGGAGGAGAATCTTTGGACTAAAGATAGAATGGAAGTGGATCAAGTCATTAAGGGATCTTTCGGAGGGAAATTTTCCATTTAACAAAGCTGCCAAACTCGCTCTCAATGTCTTTATCTACCACATATGGATGGTGAAGAATCTCATATATTGGACTAGGAAAATGTAAACCAAATGGCATTCCATTACATTTGATATAAAAAGGAAGCTTCACTTATTTTCGGGACGGTGGCATACTTCAATGGGTATATGCATATTATATTGGaatgtatctttctttcttttcctttgtcttCTCTTTTGGCGGCATCTTATAGTGGGTTCTTTTCAGTACAATTCTTTattcataaaaagaaaagaaaaaaactctcctcagaagagagaaaagacatggaaaagaagaaaaaagagagactaCCTTTAAATCTATGTTGACGTATTTGTGTGTGAATCAAGATTTATGATTAATTGACATACAAAATGTCATTAATAGGTTTACATGGCAATTGAATTTCATTTGATGGGgtctaatttgatttttattctatttcattttattcttaCTCTGAATATATAAttagattcaaatttaatttaaatgaaaataatttgttGAAACAAAGGAAACTGGGAAAGAAATTATAACCTGATGAAGATGTGACCCCAAGATGTTAAATCTGATACTTTTCAACCATTTTAACACAGTAGATATTTTAACACAACTGAACAAAAACATAACTATAGGGTTTCATTTGGTATATATTTGGtacagtttggtttggtttggtttattatttatataatttatattttatttagtttGATTGGAGTCAAGACCGATGATTTTTAGTCTAGAACCATAACTGGACTAAATCAAATGaatttcacttttcaaaatcaaaatagaacTGAATTTTTAGAGCATGCAAGACTTTGAAATTACTTTTTTGATTTTATCCATGTCCACCCTAACATATATTGTTATTATGGAGGATATTTCAGACATTTGAAAATACTTACAACACTTTACAACCTATTTCTGGATCTGATCCCCGTATGAGAATTATTCATGTATGATGCTTGATTCATAAATGGAATCCAATCAATCTCTCTTTTTACCACATGTTTTCACATTGAGTGGATTCCAAGTGTGAATGAGATACCATACAACAATGTGAACCAAATTCTTTCACACGTCTAACACAATTGGAATTCAATCATTATAAAACATTGGGATCCATTTTCTTTTCGTACTGCTTTTCTAATAAATATATGAAAAGcacccatagaagatggaacaACTCTCTTCCAATTCTCATGGCGTCTGCTACCTTCGTGTTGCTACTATTCCTACTCCTCCTACTCCTAGTCCTCTCTTCACTTCAATTTTCTGCTGCCGGTAGTATTAATCGTACACAATCACCCAAATACACTAAACCTGATCATCGAATTGACTTAGgatcctctctctccccttcctcTGCTAATTCGTCATGGCCATCTCTTTATGGTAGATTTGCCTTTGGATTTTATCCACAAGGAAATAGTGGGTTTGCCATTGGAATTTGGTATGCCCAAATACCTCAACATTCAGTTGTCGTATGGACTCCAAACCCAAACTATCCACCTTTCTCCTCCAATGCCACGTTGAACCTTACCAGTGCTGGAAGTTTCATCCTAAAACGCACGCCACAAGACCCAGAAGAACATTTTGTATACGATGGGTTTTATATCTCTTGGGCTTACATGTCTGATTCTGGCAATTTCGCTCTATTTGATTCAGGACATAACAATTTATGGCAAAGTTTTGATTTCCCTACCAACAACCTTTTGCCAGGTCAAAGTCTTCTCCCAGGGCAAGCGATGCACTCTAGTGTATCAGAAACCAACCACTCCGATGGAAGATTTGTGCTCGTTATGGAGCAAGAAGGCAATCTTGTTCAATATCCCTCTGGAAAGTTGACGAAGAAATTTGCATATTGGGAATCAGCTACCAATATGTATACTCTTGGAGATTACGTGACATTAAATCTTGATGAGGAAGGATCCCTCTATTTGTCTAATAGTTCCGGACACACTGTGAAGAATCTAGCCACCGGTGGAACTCCCATCAACGACACAGTTTTTTACCGCATGACGCTCGACGTTGATGGGATCTTCAGACTCTATTCCATTGGTTTGGACGATCAGAAGAAGAGTAAATCATGGTCGATCATGTGGGAATCATCAACTGATAAGTGTATTCCCAAAGGCATTTGTGGCATGAACGCGTATTGTACGTATAATCCTATGGAGGATAAGGAGGCAGTATGTAACTGTATTCCTGGTTTCGACTTCATTGATAAGACTCAACAGGGTTCGGATTGCCGCCTGCAGAGTGATCATCATCAGGATTGCAGTGGAATCCTGATACAAAATGGAAACTTCTTCATGCCTAAATTGGAGCACGTCAACTGGGAAGATCAATATGAAGTTTTTCCATTCCCAACTGAAGGAGCATGCAAAGAGGCTTGCTTGCTCGACAGTGACTGTGAAGTTGCATTGTTTGGAGATGATGATCAGTCGTGCAGTTTACAGAAACTCCCATTGAGATACGGAAGAAGACCAGTAAACACATCTACTGCCACCACCTTAACTTTTGTTAGAGGCAGAAATTGTGGCAGTTTCACCACTCCAGATACTCTTCCACACTACTCTACTTGTTTTTATGTACGACTAATTCATTTGTAATTAAGCTgcttctataataagtttgttAGGGAATCTGTTACGTGCAACCCCTTACACGGTAAAATAGAatagtattttattattttagattAGTTAGAATTGAGTGATTGAGTCAAACATGGATTAGTGGTATGTTTTTTATTGAGTGTGTGTTGTGGGCTATCGTGATCGGTTATAGTGTGTACGTGGAGTTGTGGTGTTAGTAGGAGTTATCTTATTTACAGATAACTTCTCTTATGCACTTATTTAATAGAATAATATTGGAATGGAAATCAAGAAGTTTTATCCAAAAGATCTTTGGTTTTGGGGTGTTATGGTCATATTTCATTCATTGACTCTCGATATTTCATAACCAAGCCTTATGTATTTTATGCTTTTATCTGCTTTGAATTTCATGGTTTTATCTaaatgaattttattaaaaaataaataaataaataaaaattattacagTGACTCAATGAGCATGGATATAAAGAGGCCATAAAGGAAAAACAACAATGGAGTTGTATGTATTTTGTATGTGTACTTGGAGGATTTGCACCACTTGTTTGGTTAAGAACATGACGCTTAGGTCCATCATTTGCATGCTCATGCgatggataaaaatcctctacaATACTCATATCGTGCAATACTATGCAATACCCCCTGTAAAGGTTGACATGTAGACAAAGAGGGACAGACGGCTCATATTAGTTCTCCATTGAAACAACCCCAAACCAGTCGTTCTCACTTATACCTCTCTCGCCCAACACTACGTTTGATTGCACAACAAATAGCATTCATTTCCCCTAGTTTTGTTTAGGAcatccttgtattttttttttttttttttttttttaatgaatatccTTGCAATGTTTActagtcaagaaaaaaaaattttaagagaaaaaattttttttttttataagtaatttgtatgtattaaagaagagaaaatatacAGAAAAACGCAGCTTCTAACTCCATCTTTGGACTGACCGAAAGAGAGTAGGAGAGCCCCTAGGGAACAAAGCAAAACAACCCCTGCTTTACAAGAGAAACCAAGGAgaaaacaataacaataaaaatagcaaagccttgtcccaacttaatggggttggctacacaGATCCAagcaaagccaaagaaagagaaaataggaaggtGATAAAAGAGACACAAATAGTAATCACTGCAAAGTAAGGCACTGCTAAACTGGGTCCGCTAACTGGATTCTAGGCCTCCAATCTGCTCTATTCAAaaccatacttgggacaaggcttAATTTGTGcgtgtctttcctcaccacctctcctatggtcatttttggctttCTTCTAGCTCTTTTGAATCCTCGTATTTGAATCAAGTCACTCCTTCTTATCGGGGCATTCGGTGGCCTCGGTTGAACATGCCcaaaccacctcaaacgacGTCCTCATAGCTTGTCAGGGATTGGGGCAACCCTTAGATCCGCTCTAATTTGAACATTCCTTACCTTATCTCTTCTAGTTttcccacacatccatcttagcatTCTCATTTCCACTATACCTAGCTTATCAATGTGTTGCTTCTTAACGGCCCAACATTCCAACATGTATATCATAGCTGGGTGCACGAATATTcggtagaattttcctttaagtttaaCCAATACACGTTTGCCGCAAAGGACTCCAGACGCACTCCTCCACTtcgtccatcccactttaatcctatgtgaaacatcatcctctatattgCCTTCCTTATTAATGATAGATCCCAAATATCTGAAATAGTAACTTTGCTTAACCTCTCTTCTATCAATAGTCACCTCGTCATTATCTCTCGTAGGGTGGCTAAAGTTATACATCACATATTCAGTCTTAGATATGCTTATCTTAAGTCCTCCTCTTGTTTCCAGGGCAGCTCTCCATCACTCTAGTTTAGCATTGAGTCCTGATTTTGTGTCATCCAATAAAACAATATCGTCCACAAAGAACATACACCAAGGAACGTCACCTTGTATATTTTTTGTCAATTCATCCAGAACAAGAGAAACCAAGgagaaacaaataaacaaattacAATCTATAGTAAATCTTGAAAACTGAATCCACCATCACTAAATTTTTTAGTTCATCATGAAAATCATGAGGCTGAATAATAGTCTCCACCTGAGATGTAGTCATAGATACCAGGTCATCAGCAGGT
The Macadamia integrifolia cultivar HAES 741 unplaced genomic scaffold, SCU_Mint_v3 scaffold1000, whole genome shotgun sequence DNA segment above includes these coding regions:
- the LOC122062344 gene encoding G-type lectin S-receptor-like serine/threonine-protein kinase LECRK2, whose product is MASATFVLLLFLLLLLLVLSSLQFSAAGSINRTQSPKYTKPDHRIDLGSSLSPSSANSSWPSLYGRFAFGFYPQGNSGFAIGIWYAQIPQHSVVVWTPNPNYPPFSSNATLNLTSAGSFILKRTPQDPEEHFVYDGFYISWAYMSDSGNFALFDSGHNNLWQSFDFPTNNLLPGQSLLPGQAMHSSVSETNHSDGRFVLVMEQEGNLVQYPSGKLTKKFAYWESATNMYTLGDYVTLNLDEEGSLYLSNSSGHTVKNLATGGTPINDTVFYRMTLDVDGIFRLYSIGLDDQKKSKSWSIMWESSTDKCIPKGICGMNAYCTYNPMEDKEAVCNCIPGFDFIDKTQQGSDCRLQSDHHQDCSGILIQNGNFFMPKLEHVNWEDQYEVFPFPTEGACKEACLLDSDCEVALFGDDDQSCSLQKLPLRYGRRPVNTSTATTLTFVRGRNCGSFTTPDTLPHYSTCFYVRLIHL
- the LOC122062340 gene encoding G-type lectin S-receptor-like serine/threonine-protein kinase LECRK1, which encodes MAVPTLVFLLLSALQFSGASASSSNYTSYGAISRNSVPCSRRGSSYYNCRPSPNTTDSHRINLGSSLSPSSTNSSWLSPSGLFAFGFYPQGNGGFGVGIWYAQIPQHTLVWTPDRDDPPFSANATLRLTSDGRFILQRTQHDPEEDFVYDGGQPKESNISWASIVDEGNFVLFDSGSNVLWQSFDFPTNTILPDQRLLSGDEISSVSETNHNSINGRFRLLMQNNGNLVQYYSTGKGSVRYSYWESGTNTYRGRYVTLQLDDDGNLYMFDRHGLTVKNLSLSTGGGGTPTGDTVLYRLTIDNDGIFRVYSINADDQKSKWSIMWESSTDKCVPIGICGNNAYCTYTPMEDQPAVCHCIPGFDFIDKTQQSSDCQQSEQGCSTGNQTQNGNFFMSTLEKIEWKEDQYKVLSSTPTEEKCKEACLADSNCEIALFGDDQSCRLQQLPLRYGRRTVNTSTTPLTFVRGSNCSSSTTLETPPQYSACFSVRLIHM